In one window of Rhinopithecus roxellana isolate Shanxi Qingling chromosome 15, ASM756505v1, whole genome shotgun sequence DNA:
- the EEF1G gene encoding elongation factor 1-gamma, whose translation MAAGTLYTYPENWRAFKALIAAQYSGAQVRVLSAPPHFHFGQTNRTPEFLRKFPAGKVPAFEGDDGFCVFESNAIAYYVSNEELRGSTPEAAAQVVQWVSFADSDIVPPASTWVFPTLGIMHHNKQATENAKEEVRRILGLLDAHLKTRTFLVGERVTLADITVVCTLLWLYKQVLEPSFRQAFPNTNRWFLTCINQPQFRAVLGEVKLCEKMAQFDAKKFAETQPKKDTPRKEKGSREEKQKPQAERKEEKKAAAPAPEEEMDECEQALAAEPKAKDPFAHLPKSTFVLDEFKRKYSNEDTLSVALPYFWEHFDKDGWSLWYSEYRFPEELTQTFMSCNLITGMFQRLDKLRKNAFASVILFGTNNSSSISGVWVFRGQELAFPLSPDWQVDYESYTWRKLDPGSEETQTLVREYFSWEGAFQHVGKAFNQGKIFK comes from the exons ATGGCGGCTGGG ACCCTGTATACGTATCCTGAAAACTGGAGGGCCTTCAAGGCTCTCATCGCTGCTCAGTACAGCGGGGCTCAGGTCCGCGTGCTCTCCGCACCACCCCACTTCCATTTTGGCCAAACCAACCGCACCCCTGAATTTCTCCGCAAATTTCCTGCCGGCAAG GTTCCGGCATTTGAGGGTGACGATGGATTCTGTGTGTTTGAGAGCAACGCCATTGCCTACTATG TGAGCAACGAGGAGCTGCGGGGAAGTACTCCAGAGGCGGCAGCCCAGGTGGTGCAGTGGGTGAGCTTTGCTGATTCCGATATAGTGCCCCCAGCCAGTACCTGGGTATTCCCCACCTTGGGCATCATGCACCACAACAAACAG GCCACTGAGAATGCAAAGGAGGAAGTGAGACGAATTCTGGGGCTGCTGGATGCTCACTTGAAGACGAGGACTTTTCTGGTGGGCGAACGAGTGACATTGGCTGACATCACAGTTGTCTGCACCCTGTTGTGGCTCTATAAGCAG GTCCTAGAGCCTTCTTTCCGCCAGGCCTTTCCCAATACCAACCGCTGGTTCCTCACCTGCATTAATCAGCCCCAGTTCCGGGCTGTCTTGGGGGAAGTGAAGCTGTGTGAGAAGATGGCCCAGTTTGATG CTAAAAAGTTTGCAGAGACCCAGCCTAAAAAAGATACACCACGGAAAGAGAAGGGTTCACGGGAAGAGAAGCAGAAGCCCCAGGCTGAgcggaaggaggagaaaaaggcagCTGCCCCTGCTCCTGAGGAGGAGATGGATGAATGTGAGCAGGCGCTGGCTGCTGAGCCCAAGGCCAAGGACCCCTTCGCTCACTTGCCCAAGAG TACCTTTGTGTTGGATGAATTTAAGCGCAAGTACTCCAATGAGGACACACTCTCTGTGGCACTGCCATATTTCTGGGAACACTTTGATAAGGACGGCTGGTCCCTGTGGTACTCAGAGTATCGCTTCCCTGAAGAACTCACTCAGACCTTCATGAGCTGCAATCTCATCACTG GAATGTTCCAGCGACTGGACAAGCTGAGGAAGAATGCCTTCGCCAGTGTCATCCTCTTTGGAACCAACAATAGCAGCTCCATTTCTGGAGTCTGGGTCTTCCGAGGCCAGGAGCTTGCCTTTCCg CTGAGTCCAGATTGGCAGGTGGACTACGAGTCATACACATGGCGGAAACTGGATCCTGGCAGCGAGGAGACCCAGACGCTGGTTCGAGAGTACTTTTCCTGGGAGGGGGCCTTCCAGCATGTGGGCAAAGCCTTCAATCAGGGCAAGATCTTCAAGTGA